In Kitasatospora sp. NBC_00240, the following are encoded in one genomic region:
- a CDS encoding GMC family oxidoreductase, with protein MSTNDYDIVIVGGGISAATVAKTVIEQAAAQVPPRHPRILVLEAGRATAMSADKYDSYVEAYQGTVAKVPNAPYPASGSAPQPDVLDIGRPVMGPDGTTRVPSDNGYFVQMGPLPFGSDYTRSLGGTTLHWLGTCLRMLPNDFRMKTEYGRGRDWPLGYEDLKPYYERAEWDIIGVSANVEDQVYPGIGGDPEAYFRSADRNRFPDGVYHFPMERIPSSYLDRYLAKKSAGLVVGLTDRNGVEHAFPIKISNTPVGRNSQPAKGYQVVGAVGNADHGQRCEGNSSCIPICPVQAKYNALKTLYELIVKYPDREPEEGAPRKARFAVRSQCVVSRVRHTQQPGRTGTVTGLTFTTYFDDGSAPVETTVTADRYVLAANAVENATLLLASGAANNSDQVGRNLMDHPLLLTWGMFEDSVGAFRGPGSTSGIPAFRDGSFRSERTAFRVEIGNWGWNFPENAPYDTVQDLVGGGESGQVKLYGKELRKRLGEILPRQFRIAWELEQDPEPTNRVTIDDRWKDSLGNHRPVIHYDLSPYMRASLPWAAEASRQLFAQLGIADKVRRPEYRPGDYTHYDPNDPSAVTYEGVTYWVRGAGHVVGTHRMGEDPATSVVDSHQRSHDLPNLYIVGCGSMPTLGTSNPTLTMTALAIRTGDRIAEQLKGTDA; from the coding sequence ATGAGCACCAACGACTACGACATCGTCATCGTCGGCGGCGGCATCTCCGCGGCCACCGTCGCCAAGACCGTCATCGAGCAGGCCGCCGCCCAGGTACCGCCCCGGCACCCGCGGATCCTCGTCCTGGAGGCCGGCCGGGCCACCGCGATGAGCGCCGACAAGTACGACAGCTATGTGGAGGCGTACCAGGGGACGGTGGCCAAAGTCCCCAACGCGCCCTACCCCGCCAGCGGTTCTGCGCCGCAGCCGGACGTGCTGGACATCGGCCGCCCGGTCATGGGCCCGGACGGGACGACCAGGGTGCCCAGCGACAACGGGTACTTCGTCCAGATGGGCCCGCTCCCGTTCGGCAGCGACTACACCCGCTCGCTGGGCGGCACCACGCTGCACTGGCTCGGCACCTGCCTGCGGATGCTCCCCAACGACTTCCGGATGAAGACGGAGTACGGCCGCGGCAGGGACTGGCCGCTCGGCTACGAGGACCTCAAGCCCTACTACGAGCGGGCCGAATGGGACATCATCGGCGTCTCCGCGAACGTCGAGGACCAGGTCTACCCCGGCATCGGCGGCGACCCGGAGGCGTACTTCCGCAGCGCCGACCGGAACCGGTTCCCCGACGGGGTCTACCACTTCCCGATGGAGCGGATCCCCAGCAGCTACCTCGACCGGTACCTCGCCAAGAAGTCCGCCGGCCTCGTGGTCGGGCTGACCGACCGGAACGGCGTCGAGCACGCCTTCCCGATCAAGATCAGCAACACCCCGGTCGGGCGCAACTCCCAGCCAGCCAAGGGCTACCAGGTGGTCGGCGCGGTCGGCAACGCCGACCACGGCCAGCGCTGCGAGGGCAACTCCAGCTGCATCCCGATCTGCCCCGTCCAGGCCAAGTACAACGCCCTGAAGACGCTGTACGAACTGATCGTCAAGTACCCCGACCGGGAGCCGGAGGAGGGCGCTCCCCGGAAGGCCAGGTTCGCCGTCCGCAGCCAGTGCGTGGTCTCCCGGGTCCGCCACACCCAGCAGCCGGGGAGGACCGGGACGGTCACCGGGCTCACCTTCACGACGTACTTCGACGACGGCAGCGCGCCCGTGGAGACGACGGTCACCGCGGACCGCTACGTCCTGGCGGCCAACGCCGTCGAGAACGCCACCCTGCTGCTCGCCTCCGGCGCCGCCAACAACAGCGACCAGGTCGGCCGCAACCTGATGGACCATCCGCTGCTGCTCACCTGGGGCATGTTCGAGGACAGCGTCGGTGCCTTCCGCGGCCCCGGCTCCACCTCCGGCATCCCCGCCTTCCGGGACGGCTCCTTCCGTTCGGAGCGCACCGCCTTCCGCGTCGAGATCGGCAACTGGGGCTGGAACTTCCCGGAGAACGCCCCCTACGACACCGTCCAGGATCTGGTCGGCGGCGGGGAGAGCGGGCAGGTCAAGCTCTACGGCAAGGAGCTGCGCAAGCGGCTCGGCGAGATCCTGCCCCGCCAGTTCCGGATCGCCTGGGAGCTGGAGCAGGATCCCGAGCCGACCAACCGGGTCACCATCGACGACCGCTGGAAGGATTCGCTCGGCAACCACCGACCCGTCATCCACTACGACCTCTCGCCGTACATGCGCGCCTCACTGCCCTGGGCGGCGGAGGCGAGCCGGCAGCTGTTCGCCCAGCTCGGCATCGCCGACAAGGTCCGCCGCCCGGAGTACCGGCCCGGCGACTACACCCACTACGACCCGAACGACCCGTCGGCGGTGACGTACGAGGGCGTGACGTACTGGGTGCGGGGCGCGGGACACGTCGTCGGCACCCACCGGATGGGCGAGGACCCGGCCACTTCGGTGGTCGACAGCCACCAGCGCAGCCACGACCTGCCGAACCTCTACATCGTCGGCTGCGGCAGCATGCCCACCCTGGGCACCTCCAACCCGACGCTCACCATGACCGCGCTGGCCATCCGGACCGGCGACCGGATCGCCGAGCAGCTGAAGGGGACGGACGCATGA
- a CDS encoding YdeI/OmpD-associated family protein — MENTEQLDGVEVLPFADEQAFTGWLSVHHTRYEGVWLKLARKASGIPSLTSDQAVDVGLCYGWISGQRRGLDERYYLQKYVPRRPGSLWSQVNVEKVAVLTAEGRMREPGFAEVRRAQADGRWARAYRSQRNATVPEDLAAALAADPAADRAFQALDRTGRYLTALPLLQTPTPQVRQTRLERTVRRLAEEGRSGGEDTTVDATT; from the coding sequence ATGGAGAACACGGAGCAGCTCGACGGGGTCGAGGTCCTGCCCTTCGCCGACGAGCAGGCATTCACCGGCTGGCTGAGCGTCCATCACACCCGCTACGAGGGAGTCTGGTTGAAGCTGGCCAGGAAAGCCTCCGGGATCCCGTCACTGACCAGCGACCAGGCGGTCGACGTGGGCCTGTGCTACGGCTGGATCTCCGGTCAGCGGCGTGGCCTCGACGAGCGGTACTACCTGCAGAAGTACGTCCCCCGGCGGCCGGGCAGCCTCTGGTCGCAGGTCAACGTCGAGAAGGTGGCGGTCCTCACCGCCGAGGGCCGGATGCGCGAACCGGGCTTCGCCGAAGTCCGCCGCGCGCAGGCCGACGGGCGCTGGGCACGCGCCTACCGGTCCCAGCGCAACGCCACCGTCCCCGAGGACCTCGCCGCCGCGCTGGCGGCCGACCCGGCGGCCGACCGCGCCTTCCAGGCCCTCGACCGCACCGGCCGCTACCTCACCGCCCTCCCCCTCCTCCAGACCCCCACACCCCAGGTCCGGCAGACCCGCCTGGAGCGAACGGTGCGACGCCTCGCCGAGGAAGGACGCAGCGGTGGGGAGGACACGACGGTCGACGCGACGACGTAG
- a CDS encoding 4-hydroxybenzoate 3-monooxygenase produces the protein MTDTQSTRALRDKADVVILGAGPAGLVLGNLLQTNGVDCVVLERATRAQVQSRSRAGFLAANTVRILERHGLAGGLHRRGRQHSTCEFRTEDGRFRLDYGSLGRGEPHTVYPQHELVTDLLTRYLDTGGRVRFGTEALTVRDADGARPTVTVREADGSTGSWQGRYVAGCDGRHGAARRSLPPGAVRRHHLDHGVSWLGLLAQAPPSLDAVGYAVHPRGFAGHMARTPEITRYYLQCERGTSPDAWSEDRIWDELSLRMRAADYGPLRRGPVLERAVVNLESDVLEPLRHGSLFLAGDAASLLSPSAAKGANLAVLEAEILALALIDDLGHGNPDGLARYSAQCLEHIWRAQEFSRWMVRLLHRAPGPDGGSTFEDSLRRSRLASLSTSRSSQDWFAEHYVGV, from the coding sequence GTGACGGACACTCAGAGCACAAGAGCATTACGTGACAAGGCCGACGTGGTCATCCTCGGCGCCGGGCCCGCCGGACTGGTGCTCGGGAACCTGCTGCAGACGAACGGGGTCGACTGCGTCGTCCTGGAGCGCGCCACCCGCGCACAGGTCCAGTCCCGCTCGCGGGCCGGCTTCCTCGCCGCGAACACCGTACGGATCCTGGAGCGGCACGGCCTGGCCGGAGGCCTCCACCGGCGCGGCCGGCAGCACTCGACCTGCGAGTTCCGCACCGAGGACGGCCGCTTCCGCCTCGACTACGGCAGCCTCGGCCGGGGGGAGCCACACACCGTCTACCCGCAGCACGAACTGGTGACGGACCTGCTGACGCGATACCTGGACACCGGCGGCCGCGTGCGTTTCGGCACCGAGGCGCTCACCGTCCGGGACGCGGACGGCGCCCGCCCGACCGTCACCGTGCGGGAGGCCGACGGCAGCACCGGCAGCTGGCAGGGCAGGTACGTCGCCGGCTGCGACGGCCGGCACGGCGCCGCCCGGCGCTCGCTCCCGCCCGGCGCGGTCCGCCGCCATCACCTCGACCACGGCGTCTCCTGGCTCGGCCTGCTCGCCCAGGCGCCGCCGAGCCTGGACGCGGTGGGTTACGCCGTGCACCCCCGCGGCTTCGCCGGGCACATGGCACGCACGCCCGAGATCACGCGCTACTACCTGCAGTGCGAGCGCGGCACCTCACCCGACGCATGGTCCGAGGACCGGATCTGGGACGAGCTGTCGCTGCGGATGCGGGCCGCGGACTACGGCCCGCTGCGCCGCGGCCCGGTCCTCGAACGTGCCGTGGTGAACCTCGAGTCCGACGTGCTCGAACCCCTGCGGCACGGCTCGCTCTTCCTCGCGGGCGACGCCGCGAGCCTGCTCAGCCCGTCCGCGGCCAAGGGCGCGAACCTCGCGGTGCTGGAGGCCGAGATCCTCGCGCTCGCCCTGATCGACGACCTCGGCCACGGCAACCCCGACGGGCTCGCACGCTACTCGGCGCAGTGCCTGGAGCACATCTGGCGCGCGCAGGAGTTCTCCCGGTGGATGGTCCGGCTGCTGCACCGCGCCCCCGGCCCGGACGGCGGGTCGACGTTCGAGGACTCCCTGCGCCGCTCCCGCCTCGCGTCGCTGAGCACCTCGCGCAGCTCCCAGGACTGGTTCGCCGAACACTACGTCGGCGTCTGA
- a CDS encoding FAD-binding oxidoreductase, protein MSHHHRAVDALARSLSGYVCEPGSPDYAGVIEIDNGRTRTPPAYVVRANSVADVARTIAFARELELPMTVRGGGHSAAGYCLNRGGVVLDLGLMKAVALDRDSRRLSVQMGATWADVYGYVSREATPLIPVGGGCLTVGLPGFLQGGGYSFVSRSYGLGSDSVTAIKLVDAAGRLRTLTADAPDEADRDLFWACRGGGGGNFGVAVEMTLQLHTPAAATVLGGGLSYPLERAEEVIAAYDAWAGGVPEAMAAYGYVGRDPDPAEPTRKIPTFRITPVFNGEYADGVDLLQPMLRLKPFDVSLYSMPLPTLEATIGRSTLVGDRQAYIRSGVIGDDGWRGDMIEAVQDAMGRAPSPDSFVVWTHGGGKVGHPDGDNHGPYPHRDKRYVFELKAIWDDPAGIRSNVEWAFDFGEALSADFHGAYVNYIDPLQKDWAVAYYGDNLARLKAVKAAADPTGFFRFQQAVDSPFEPDLRRPLDLSPLNRTLL, encoded by the coding sequence GTGAGCCACCACCACCGGGCCGTCGACGCCCTCGCCCGGAGCCTCAGCGGATACGTCTGCGAGCCGGGAAGCCCCGACTACGCCGGCGTGATCGAGATCGACAACGGCCGTACCCGGACGCCCCCGGCCTACGTGGTGCGCGCCAACTCGGTCGCCGACGTCGCCCGGACCATCGCGTTCGCCCGGGAGCTCGAACTGCCGATGACCGTACGCGGCGGCGGCCACAGCGCCGCCGGGTACTGCCTCAACCGGGGCGGCGTCGTGCTGGACCTCGGGCTGATGAAGGCCGTCGCGCTGGACCGGGACAGCAGGCGGCTGAGCGTTCAGATGGGTGCCACCTGGGCCGACGTGTACGGGTACGTCTCCCGCGAGGCCACCCCGCTGATCCCGGTCGGCGGCGGCTGCCTCACGGTCGGGCTGCCCGGATTCCTCCAGGGCGGCGGCTACAGCTTCGTCTCCCGCTCGTACGGACTGGGCAGCGACAGCGTCACCGCGATCAAGCTCGTCGACGCCGCCGGCCGCCTGCGCACCCTGACCGCCGACGCGCCCGACGAGGCCGACCGGGACCTCTTCTGGGCCTGCCGAGGCGGCGGTGGCGGCAACTTCGGCGTCGCCGTCGAGATGACCCTCCAACTGCACACACCCGCCGCCGCGACCGTGCTGGGCGGCGGGCTGTCCTATCCGCTGGAGCGCGCCGAGGAGGTGATCGCCGCCTACGACGCCTGGGCCGGGGGCGTCCCCGAGGCGATGGCCGCCTACGGCTACGTCGGCCGCGACCCGGACCCGGCCGAGCCGACCCGGAAGATCCCCACCTTCCGGATCACCCCGGTCTTCAACGGGGAGTACGCCGACGGCGTCGACCTGCTGCAGCCCATGCTGAGGCTGAAGCCCTTCGACGTGAGCCTCTACTCGATGCCGCTGCCGACCCTGGAGGCCACCATCGGCCGATCCACCCTGGTCGGCGACCGCCAGGCCTACATCCGCTCCGGCGTGATCGGCGACGACGGCTGGCGCGGCGACATGATCGAGGCCGTCCAGGACGCCATGGGACGCGCCCCCTCGCCCGACAGCTTCGTCGTGTGGACGCACGGCGGCGGCAAGGTCGGCCACCCGGACGGCGACAACCACGGGCCCTACCCGCACCGCGACAAGCGCTACGTCTTCGAGCTCAAGGCCATCTGGGACGACCCGGCCGGCATCCGCTCCAACGTGGAATGGGCCTTCGACTTCGGCGAGGCGCTCAGCGCCGACTTCCACGGCGCCTACGTCAACTACATCGACCCGTTGCAGAAGGACTGGGCGGTCGCCTACTACGGCGACAACCTGGCCCGGCTGAAGGCCGTCAAGGCGGCCGCCGACCCCACCGGGTTCTTCCGCTTCCAGCAGGCGGTCGACTCGCCCTTCGAGCCGGACCTCCGCCGCCCGCTGGACCTGAGCCCCCTCAACCGCACCCTCCTCTGA
- a CDS encoding nuclear transport factor 2 family protein: MGEPPNPTRLERVLGVQLAEDAVRQWPQSGELVRGRARIAEVESHFVGLRLAVGSRHTCGDTVVVEWSTDYGDGRVYRNVSIAELNDGQAVRVTDYWGEPFTPPAWRQPLTERLEMPPGGRWPAAGALAQD; this comes from the coding sequence ATGGGAGAACCCCCGAACCCGACCCGCCTGGAACGCGTCCTCGGTGTCCAGCTCGCCGAGGACGCGGTGCGGCAGTGGCCGCAGAGCGGCGAACTCGTCCGCGGCCGGGCGCGCATCGCCGAGGTGGAGTCGCACTTCGTCGGCCTACGGCTCGCGGTGGGGAGCCGGCACACCTGCGGCGACACCGTCGTCGTCGAGTGGAGCACCGACTACGGCGACGGCCGGGTGTACCGGAACGTCTCGATCGCCGAGCTGAACGACGGGCAGGCGGTCCGGGTGACCGACTACTGGGGCGAGCCGTTCACCCCGCCCGCCTGGCGGCAGCCACTGACCGAGCGCCTGGAGATGCCCCCGGGCGGCAGGTGGCCGGCCGCCGGCGCCCTCGCGCAGGACTGA
- a CDS encoding beta-glucosidase: MRRQKPRSALAGPLAALLVAGALATFGGPVARAADQPWTNAAQTPEQRADELLTAMTQAEKLTMLHGGPSCGYAGCIPANTRLGIPALHFQDGPVGAGDGLTGVTQLAAPVAGAASWDPALMREYGQVLGGEQWGKGTNVVLAPTVNIVRDPRWGRAFESFGEDPYLAGQIGAADIAGIQSQGPMAQVKHFAVYNQETNRNSIADNAVISDRAEREIYLPAFEAAVKQGVDSAMCSYSAVNGAFACENGPLQNGVLKGDLGFKGFVTADWGATHSTVASADNGLDVEMPGSDYYGTALTNAVNSGQVSQATIDDHTRRVLVSMFRRGLFDRAQSGNRDAVVTSAANAAVSQKVAQEGSVLLKNSASVLPVAPSVRSIAVIGDDAGAGVMTQGGGSANVNAPHVVTPFQGIKSRAGAGTTVTFAQGVPSADGSLPPVPTSALKPSTGTGTGLYGEYHNSTDLSGAVVASRVDAAVDTAWGGQSPADGVNATNWSVKWTGTLTPPTTGSYQFSLNSDDGSRLIVGGQQVINNWYNQGPTTRTGSITLTAGQPVSIEVDYYQAGGGSSASLGWQVPGQSAHDQAVTAARASELALVFVSDFQSEGSDLRDIDLSAEQNRLVADVAAANPRTVVVVNSGSAVTMPWAGAVQGIVANWYPGQEAGSAIASLLYGDVNFSGKLPVTFPKSLADVPASTTAQWPGQNGSVQYSEGVNVGYRWYDAKNKEPLYPFGYGLSYTTFGYSGLTVSAPDAAGNVAVGFDVSNTGTRAGAEVAQVYVGQPATAGEPPKNLRGFQKVALDPGQTKHVALTLDARSFQYWAGSWTTAAGAHTVSVGSSSRDIRLTGRTTVTTGGGTGGGLTQLPRTGWSASASSTGGADVPANMLDGNAGSRWSSGAPMAPGQSVTVDTGAVRSLARITMDSGGSANDYARGYQVLLSTDGVSWGSAVASGNGTGAVVTVDFPAQNARYVKVVQTGTATSWWSITEFNAYTNGGGSGGGGSTVLPRTGWSASASSTGGADVPANMLDGNAGSRWSSGAPMAPGQSVTVDTGAVRSLARITMDSGGSANDYARGYQVLLSTDGVSWGSAVASGNGTGAVVTVDFPAQNARYVKVVQTGTAASWWSITEFTAYG, from the coding sequence GTGCGTCGTCAGAAACCGCGATCCGCCCTCGCAGGGCCACTCGCCGCCCTGCTGGTGGCCGGTGCCCTCGCCACCTTCGGCGGCCCGGTGGCGCGGGCCGCCGACCAGCCGTGGACCAACGCGGCCCAGACTCCCGAGCAGCGGGCCGACGAACTGCTCACCGCGATGACCCAGGCCGAGAAACTCACGATGCTGCACGGCGGCCCGTCCTGCGGCTACGCGGGCTGCATCCCGGCCAACACCCGGCTCGGCATCCCCGCACTGCACTTCCAGGACGGCCCGGTGGGCGCCGGCGACGGCCTGACCGGCGTGACGCAGCTGGCGGCCCCGGTGGCCGGTGCGGCCAGCTGGGATCCGGCGCTGATGCGCGAGTACGGGCAGGTGCTCGGCGGCGAGCAGTGGGGCAAGGGCACCAACGTCGTGCTCGCGCCGACGGTCAACATCGTCCGCGACCCGCGCTGGGGCCGGGCCTTCGAGTCCTTCGGCGAAGACCCGTACCTGGCCGGGCAGATCGGCGCGGCCGACATCGCGGGCATCCAGAGCCAGGGCCCGATGGCGCAGGTGAAGCACTTCGCGGTCTACAACCAGGAGACCAACCGCAACAGCATCGCCGACAACGCCGTGATCTCCGACCGGGCGGAGCGCGAGATCTACCTGCCGGCGTTCGAGGCCGCGGTCAAGCAGGGCGTCGACTCCGCGATGTGCTCGTACTCGGCCGTCAACGGCGCCTTCGCCTGCGAGAACGGCCCGCTCCAGAACGGCGTCCTCAAGGGCGACCTCGGCTTCAAGGGCTTCGTCACCGCGGACTGGGGAGCCACCCACTCCACCGTCGCCTCCGCCGACAACGGCCTCGACGTGGAGATGCCGGGCAGCGACTACTACGGCACCGCACTGACCAACGCGGTCAACTCCGGCCAGGTGTCGCAGGCGACGATCGACGACCACACCCGGCGGGTGCTGGTGTCGATGTTCCGCCGCGGGCTCTTCGACCGCGCCCAGAGCGGCAACCGGGACGCCGTCGTCACCTCCGCCGCGAACGCCGCCGTCTCGCAGAAGGTCGCGCAGGAGGGCAGCGTCCTGCTGAAGAACAGCGCCTCGGTGCTGCCGGTGGCTCCGTCGGTCCGCTCGATCGCGGTGATCGGCGACGACGCCGGGGCCGGTGTGATGACCCAGGGCGGGGGCAGCGCCAACGTCAACGCCCCGCACGTCGTGACGCCCTTCCAGGGCATCAAGTCCCGGGCGGGCGCGGGTACGACGGTCACCTTCGCGCAGGGCGTGCCGTCCGCGGACGGCTCCCTGCCGCCGGTGCCGACCTCCGCGCTCAAGCCGTCCACGGGCACCGGCACCGGCCTTTACGGCGAGTACCACAACAGCACCGACCTGTCGGGCGCCGTGGTGGCGAGCCGGGTCGACGCGGCCGTCGACACCGCGTGGGGCGGGCAGTCACCCGCCGACGGGGTCAACGCCACCAACTGGTCGGTCAAGTGGACCGGCACGCTGACCCCGCCGACCACCGGCAGCTACCAGTTCTCGCTCAACAGCGACGACGGCAGCCGCCTGATCGTGGGCGGCCAGCAGGTCATCAACAACTGGTACAACCAGGGCCCGACGACCCGCACCGGCAGCATCACGCTGACCGCCGGGCAGCCCGTCAGCATCGAGGTGGACTACTACCAGGCCGGCGGGGGCAGCAGCGCCTCCCTCGGCTGGCAGGTCCCCGGTCAGAGCGCCCACGACCAGGCCGTGACGGCCGCCCGCGCCTCCGAGCTCGCCCTGGTCTTCGTCAGCGACTTCCAGTCCGAGGGCTCCGACCTGCGCGACATCGACCTGTCGGCGGAGCAGAACCGGCTCGTCGCCGACGTCGCCGCCGCCAACCCGCGCACCGTCGTGGTCGTCAACAGCGGCTCCGCGGTCACCATGCCGTGGGCCGGCGCGGTGCAGGGCATCGTCGCCAACTGGTACCCGGGGCAGGAGGCCGGCAGCGCGATCGCCTCGCTGCTCTACGGCGACGTCAACTTCTCCGGCAAGCTGCCCGTCACCTTCCCCAAGTCGCTCGCGGACGTGCCCGCCTCGACCACCGCGCAGTGGCCCGGGCAGAACGGCAGCGTGCAGTACTCGGAGGGCGTGAACGTCGGGTACCGCTGGTACGACGCGAAGAACAAGGAGCCGCTCTACCCCTTCGGGTACGGCCTCTCGTACACCACCTTCGGCTACTCCGGCCTCACCGTCTCCGCCCCCGACGCCGCCGGCAACGTCGCCGTCGGGTTCGACGTCAGCAACACCGGCACCCGGGCCGGCGCCGAGGTCGCCCAGGTCTACGTCGGCCAGCCGGCCACCGCCGGTGAACCGCCGAAGAACCTGCGGGGCTTCCAGAAGGTCGCCCTCGACCCCGGGCAGACCAAGCACGTCGCGCTCACCCTCGACGCCCGCAGCTTCCAGTACTGGGCAGGCTCCTGGACGACGGCCGCCGGCGCCCACACCGTCTCGGTCGGCTCCTCCTCCCGGGACATCCGCCTGACCGGCCGGACCACCGTCACCACCGGTGGCGGAACGGGCGGCGGGCTGACCCAGCTGCCGCGGACGGGCTGGTCGGCGTCGGCGTCCTCGACGGGCGGCGCTGACGTCCCGGCCAACATGCTGGACGGGAACGCGGGTTCGCGCTGGTCCTCGGGCGCACCGATGGCTCCGGGGCAGTCCGTGACGGTGGACACCGGTGCGGTGCGGTCGCTGGCCCGGATCACCATGGACTCCGGTGGCAGCGCCAACGACTACGCCCGGGGCTACCAGGTCCTCCTGTCCACGGACGGCGTCTCGTGGGGATCGGCCGTGGCGTCCGGCAACGGCACCGGCGCCGTGGTGACGGTCGACTTCCCCGCACAGAACGCCCGCTACGTGAAGGTCGTGCAGACCGGCACCGCCACCTCCTGGTGGTCGATCACCGAGTTCAACGCGTACACCAACGGCGGTGGTTCGGGTGGCGGCGGGTCGACGGTGCTGCCGCGGACGGGCTGGTCGGCGTCGGCGTCCTCGACGGGCGGCGCTGACGTCCCGGCCAACATGCTGGACGGGAACGCGGGTTCGCGCTGGTCCTCGGGCGCACCGATGGCTCCGGGGCAGTCCGTGACGGTGGACACCGGTGCGGTGCGGTCGCTGGCCCGGATCACCATGGACTCCGGTGGCAGCGCCAACGACTACGCCCGGGGCTACCAGGTCCTCCTGTCCACGGACGGCGTCTCGTGGGGATCGGCCGTGGCGTCCGGCAACGGCACCGGCGCCGTGGTGACGGTCGACTTCCCCGCACAGAACGCCCGCTACGTGAAGGTCGTGCAGACCGGCACCGCCGCCTCCTGGTGGTCGATCACCGAGTTCACCGCCTACGGGTGA
- a CDS encoding methyltransferase — protein sequence MPTSFTTDTDRLVETVDFVRRQDTAALLPLLLPGLDALELRALVDRCRFSHAALLVFPPAPEALHTVLADCGLSADVPPQPSVVVRDRLAARHRRDAADLDVRILRPPVAGHDGTRRTVELFTLPVPPGSDLTGIAEQERVREHEAHLAFEIERPDPLVLRGMCAIFARHGATADGGGYNPHEDGTVFYFTAPTDTKAGYRRVELYAPGDHRDVLAAHLDEHRARNSAETLLRLMTGAWTTQALAVFAELRVPDAMCTGSGSDAGTLARAVGADPASMATLLRYLGMLGLVATEGDGFRLTELGALLRADAPDSMRPLALMYGGPFYRSFGALGHTLRTGEAAFDHLFGENHFEHFARDPELAELFDLSMAAGSRMFAPLTEHPVVTAASNAPGRRTVVDIAGGNGALLGRILTAHPRLDGVLLERPHVLEAARRTMEAAGLGGRCVHRAGDFADVPPDGDVYILSRILHDWDDERCREILRHCARAMPADADLLIVERLLPADDSASLATAWDLHMRCNVGGRERRADHYARLLADAGLVLVGHAPLPLDGSVLHARPAAAPHPVGR from the coding sequence ATGCCCACTTCCTTCACGACCGACACCGACCGCCTGGTCGAGACGGTCGACTTCGTCCGCCGGCAGGACACCGCCGCCCTGCTGCCGCTGCTCCTGCCCGGCCTGGACGCCCTGGAACTGCGGGCCCTGGTGGACCGCTGCCGGTTCTCGCACGCCGCGCTCCTGGTCTTCCCGCCGGCCCCCGAAGCGCTGCACACCGTCCTGGCCGACTGCGGGCTGTCCGCCGACGTGCCCCCGCAGCCCAGCGTGGTCGTCCGGGACCGGCTCGCCGCCCGGCACCGGCGCGACGCGGCCGACCTCGACGTGCGGATCCTCCGCCCGCCCGTGGCCGGCCATGACGGGACGCGCCGGACCGTCGAGCTGTTCACCCTGCCCGTGCCGCCGGGCTCCGATCTCACCGGGATCGCCGAGCAGGAACGCGTCCGGGAGCACGAGGCGCACCTCGCCTTCGAGATCGAGCGCCCGGATCCACTGGTCCTGCGCGGCATGTGCGCGATCTTCGCGCGGCACGGCGCGACGGCCGACGGCGGCGGGTACAACCCGCACGAGGACGGCACGGTGTTCTACTTCACCGCGCCCACCGACACCAAGGCCGGCTACCGGCGGGTGGAGCTCTACGCGCCCGGCGACCACCGCGACGTCCTCGCCGCCCACCTGGACGAGCACCGGGCACGGAACTCCGCCGAAACGCTCCTGCGCCTGATGACCGGAGCGTGGACCACCCAGGCCCTGGCCGTCTTCGCCGAGCTGCGGGTGCCCGACGCCATGTGCACCGGGTCGGGATCCGACGCCGGGACGCTGGCGCGGGCGGTCGGCGCCGATCCGGCGAGCATGGCGACGCTGCTGCGCTACCTCGGCATGCTGGGCCTGGTGGCGACCGAGGGGGACGGCTTCCGGCTCACCGAGCTCGGCGCGCTGCTCCGCGCGGACGCCCCGGACTCCATGCGACCGCTGGCCCTGATGTACGGCGGCCCGTTCTACCGGTCCTTCGGCGCACTCGGTCACACCCTACGGACCGGAGAGGCCGCCTTCGACCACCTCTTCGGCGAGAACCACTTCGAGCACTTCGCCCGGGACCCGGAACTCGCCGAACTCTTCGACCTCTCGATGGCCGCCGGTTCACGCATGTTCGCCCCGCTCACCGAGCACCCCGTCGTCACGGCCGCCAGCAACGCGCCCGGCCGCCGGACCGTCGTCGACATCGCGGGCGGGAACGGGGCCCTGCTCGGCCGCATCCTCACCGCCCACCCACGCCTGGACGGTGTCCTGCTCGAACGCCCGCACGTCCTCGAAGCGGCGCGCCGCACCATGGAGGCCGCCGGCCTCGGCGGGCGCTGCGTCCACCGGGCGGGCGACTTCGCGGACGTACCACCGGACGGTGACGTCTACATCCTCTCCCGCATCCTGCACGACTGGGACGACGAGCGGTGCCGCGAGATCCTGCGCCACTGCGCCCGCGCCATGCCCGCCGACGCCGACCTGCTGATCGTCGAACGCCTGCTGCCCGCCGACGACTCGGCCTCGCTGGCCACGGCCTGGGACCTGCACATGCGGTGCAACGTCGGAGGCCGTGAACGGCGCGCCGACCACTACGCCCGGCTCCTCGCCGACGCGGGGCTCGTCCTCGTCGGCCACGCGCCGCTGCCGCTGGACGGCAGCGTGCTGCACGCCCGTCCGGCTGCCGCGCCGCACCCCGTCGGCCGGTAG